CCTTGTATTTCTACAAAATTAATGTTTGCTCCTTCAGGAAAAAGAGCTTTATCATTTCTAAATTTTGCACCAAGATTTTTTATATCTATGCTGTCAATATTGGGATAAATTCTAACATTATGCGGAACACCTGTATTTGCGAAATAAGAACCGTCAGGCAAACGTTTTGGAGCGTTTTCAATATTCAAGCTAATTTTTATTAAATATTCTTTATTTTCACACGATAAAACTTCGCCTTCGTGCAATCCATCTGATGCTTCAAAAGTTGTTTTATTTTTACAATATTTTTTTGAAAACGCAAAAGCAACAGCGCATCTAGCTCCATTTCCACACATTGCAGCTTCATTTCCGTCAGAATTATAATATTGCATTTTAAAATCAGCGGACTTAGCTTTCATAATTTTGATAAGACCATCAGCACCTATTCCAAAATTTCTGTCGCAAATATTTTTAATATCTAAAACCGATAGATTTATTTCTTCATCAAAAAAATCTAAGACAACAAAGTCATTTCCTGCTCCCTGATATTTATAAGCTACCATTATCAATTTGTTTTTTAACAAGTGCTAAGTTTAATCTTTTTAATGTTTCTTCATCTTTTACAGGAATAAAATCAGAAAAATCTTGATTATTTAAAATCAAATACCAATTATTTTTATCTTTTATGTATAAATTTTTATCTATTTGAACATAGCTCTCTATCTGCTCTGGACTTTTTCCATAAAGAATAATTAAATTATCCTTACGCTTATATCCTCGGAAATTTATCGGCGATGTCCAAAACTCAACCATGAATTTTTTTTCTGAATAATTAAAAGAATTGATGGAATCGTTATTTGCATTTAGCTGCTGATCAATAACAACAACATATTTTGATAATATTAGTTTGTCATTTTTAATTATAATATCAGTTTCTTCTTTACTTTTAGCATTATAAACCGAGTCTGCAAATATTTTTTTAACAACAGAATCAATAAAAAGAGAATCCATTTCTCTATATCCGGGTTTTGAAACAAGCTCATCCCATGTGTTCCAATAAAAAGCACTATCAGGAATTAATTTCTCTTTTTCTATAGGTTTAATAAACTGCTTGGGCGTTAATACAGGTAATGCTTTTTCTTTTTTTGAAAACGCCGTAACAACATGTCTTGTGAAAAAATTTTCTTTTTTATCAACAACGAGCAAATATGTAAAAAAAGCACCTATTATTAGCGCAATTCCTATACCTAATCCAGCAAAAAATGATTTAAAATGAAATTTATTATTTTTTCCTGACATGTTTTTATAAAAAATGACAAAAAGTCGTTGTTTATTGCAAAAATAAGCAAATATTTGAAGCTAAAAATATTTTTGTTTATTAGAAATTACACAATATATAATAAATTGAGCGTTTTTTTCGTTAAAAGCTGATGTAATAAGGAATAGAATTTGCAATAACAAAAAAAACTTAAACAACTATGAATATAAATAAATTTTTATGTAAGACTTTATTTGTCTTTTTATTTTTAAGCCAAATAAATTTTTCAGCATTAGCTAATTCAGAAACAGCATCAACAAAAGCTGAAGATCCTGTAAGTTTTGTAAAAGCAGCTGACAAAGCAATTCCTGCTGTAGTTCATATCAGCACATCATTTACAAGAAAAAATGCGTATTATGACGACTTTTTTGCTCCATTTCGAGATTTTTTCAATTTTCAGCCTTATTCTCACCAATACCCAATAAGTGTTTCTGGTAGCGGAGTCATTATTAAAGAAGACGGATATATTATTACAAACAATCACGTAATATCAGATGCAGAGAAAATAACCGTAACTCTTAATGATAAGCGCGAATATGAGGCAAAAGTTATTGGCTTAGACCCTTCAACAGACTTGGCATTGATAAAAATAGAAGAAAACAATTTACCATTTTTATCTTTTGGAAACTCTGATAATGTAAAAATTGGAGAATGGGTTTTGGCAGTTGGGAATCCATTTAATCTTACTAACACTGTAACTGCCGGAATAATAAGTGCAAAAGCAAGAAACATAAACATATTAGGGCAAGGTAGCGCTATAGAATCCTTTTTACAA
This is a stretch of genomic DNA from Bacteroidales bacterium. It encodes these proteins:
- a CDS encoding diaminopimelate epimerase; this translates as MVAYKYQGAGNDFVVLDFFDEEINLSVLDIKNICDRNFGIGADGLIKIMKAKSADFKMQYYNSDGNEAAMCGNGARCAVAFAFSKKYCKNKTTFEASDGLHEGEVLSCENKEYLIKISLNIENAPKRLPDGSYFANTGVPHNVRIYPNIDSIDIKNLGAKFRNDKALFPEGANINFVEIQGDKIKIRTFERGVEDETLACGTGITAVALALNSFFDIQFPITISAAGGNLRVLKEQNQYFLEGPAAHVFDAINFQKNA